In the Thermodesulfobium sp. 4217-1 genome, CAAAGAAAAGTATAAAGAGAAAAGAAGGGGTTGAAGAGAGCTTTGAAAGCATAGATCTACTGTAGAAATTCTTAGGGTCGCATTTTTCTTTTAATGCGACCCTAAGAATAATAAAAAATTTACAATCTAAAAACGATTAGTATATTCCTTGGATTTCTCCACTTTCAAATATATCAAACTTTACAGCCTGGGGCACCTTTGGAAGACCTGGCATAGTCATTATTTTACCAAGCACTGGAACGATAAAGTTAGCGCCGTGTGACATCCTGACCTCTCTAACCATAATCTTAAAATCTTCTGGCTTGCCAATCAATTTTGGATCTGCAGATAAGGACATTGGAGTCTTCGCCATACAAACAAATGAATTATCCATGTCCACCAGTGATACATCTTTCAGATCGGCCTCTGCCTCCTGAGAATATTCTACCGAACTTGCACCGTATATAGTCTTTGCAATTTTTTCGATCTTTTCCTTTGGGGTTTGTTCGAGCTTGTATATAAACCTTGGAACTCTCTCTTCCTCAATCTCAACAATTTTCTTTGCCAGCTCTTCTCCGCCCTTTCCTCCATTCGCCCAAACATCAGAAAGCGCAAATCCTACTCCCATAGACTCTACAAAATCTCTTACAATTTTGATCTCTTCGTCTGTGTCGTCACTAAACTTATTCAATGCAACAACTACTTTCAAACCAAAAGCTTGCATATTCTCAATGTGTTTTTCAAGGTTTTGTAGGCCCCTTATAAGGTTCTTGTTACCGTCTTCAGCATAATCTGCCTTCAAACCGCCATGATATTTGATTGCCCTGGTAGTAGCTACTATTACAGTAGTACATATTTTCAGATCTCCAAGTCTTGCTATAATGTCCAGGAATTTCTCGCCTCCGAGATCGGTAGCAAAACCACCCTCCACTACCGCATATTTTGCAAATTTTAAAGCAAGCTTTATGGATAGAATAGAAGACGTGCCATGAGCTATGTTTGCAAAAGGCCCACCGTGGACAAATGCAAGATTGTTTTCAAGGGTTTGGACTATATTAGGATTAATTGCATTCCTTAGAATAGCAGCCATAGCTCCTTCTGCCTTCAAATCTCTTGCATATATAGGCTTTTTATCGTAAGAAAATCCAACCAAAATATTCCCTAGCTTCTTTTTAAGATCGTTTATGTTTAATGACAGACCAAATATAGCCATCACTTCAGATGCAGCAGTAATATCAAAACCTGCCTCGCGTGGGAAGCCATTCACACTACCACCTAAGCCAGCTACGATACTCCTTAGCGATCTATCGTTCATATCCATAACTCTTCTAAACTTTATTTTCCTAGAATCTATGCCCAATTGATTTCCATGGTA is a window encoding:
- a CDS encoding formate--tetrahydrofolate ligase, which gives rise to MTDYEISKNAKLKKVFDIAKSYEIPEESLRPYGDYMAKVDYRLLYESKKDFGKLIFVTGITPTPFGEGKTTTVIGLIDALNRIGHKSLASIRQPSLGPIFGIKGGAAGGGYAQVVPMDDINLLFTGDFPAIEYANNLLASLIDNHIYHGNQLGIDSRKIKFRRVMDMNDRSLRSIVAGLGGSVNGFPREAGFDITAASEVMAIFGLSLNINDLKKKLGNILVGFSYDKKPIYARDLKAEGAMAAILRNAINPNIVQTLENNLAFVHGGPFANIAHGTSSILSIKLALKFAKYAVVEGGFATDLGGEKFLDIIARLGDLKICTTVIVATTRAIKYHGGLKADYAEDGNKNLIRGLQNLEKHIENMQAFGLKVVVALNKFSDDTDEEIKIVRDFVESMGVGFALSDVWANGGKGGEELAKKIVEIEEERVPRFIYKLEQTPKEKIEKIAKTIYGASSVEYSQEAEADLKDVSLVDMDNSFVCMAKTPMSLSADPKLIGKPEDFKIMVREVRMSHGANFIVPVLGKIMTMPGLPKVPQAVKFDIFESGEIQGIY